GAGCCGTGAAGACGCAACGGCACTGCTGCGCAAGCACAAGCGCGAGCGCTTGCCCCTCGTGGACGAAAGCGGCAAGCTCACGGGCCTCATCACCGTGAAGGACTTCGTCAAGAGCGAGCAGTTCCCGAATGCCTCGAAGGACGCCGAGGGGCGCCTCCTGATCGGTGCGGGCGTGGGCTTCTTTGGGGATTCCTACGAACGTGCGGGTGCACTGCGCGATGCGGGTGTGGACGTGCTCGTGGTGGATACCGCGAACGGCCACGCGCGTCTCGCCCTCGACATGATCCGGCGTCTCAAGAGCGATAAGGCTTTTGACGGCGTGCAGATCATTGGCGGCAACGTGGCGACGCGCGAGGGCGCCCAGGCGCTTATCGATGCGGGCGTTGACGCCGTCAAGGTGGGCGTGGGCCCGGGGTCGATCTGCACGACTCGCGTCGTCGCGGGCGTGGGTGTTCCGCAGGTCACCGCCATCTACGAGGCGTCGAAGGCATGCAAGAGCGCGGGTGTTCCCCTCATTGGCGATGGTGGCCTGCAGTACTCGGGCGATATCGCGAAGGCCCTTGTGGCCGGCGCCGATACCGTGATGCTCGGCTCGCTCCTCGCGGGCACCGCCGAATCGCCCGGCGAAGTGATCCTCATGAACGGCAAGCAGTTCAAGAGCTACCGCGGAATGGGCTCGCTCGGTGCGATGGCCTCGCGCGGCAAGAAGTCGTTCTCGAAGGACCGCTACTTCCAGGCCGACGTGGAGACCGACGACAAGATTGTGCCCGAGGGCATCGAAGGCACGGTCGCCTATAAGGGCGCTCTCGGCACCGTCGTGCACCAGCTTACGGGTGGCCTCGCGCAGTCGATGTTCTACGTGGGCGCGCACACGATTCCCGAGCTCAAGGAGCGCGGCAAGTTTGTGCGCATCACGGCGGCGGGACTCAAGGAGTCGCACCCGCACGATATGGCGCAGATTGTGGAGGCGCCGAACTACCGCGCACGCTAGGGCTTCGGTGGTGCGGGGGCGAAGGCTTGTGGTGCCTTCGCCCCTTCTGATTTTTCTCCCGCTGCGACCCTAAAGTGGTGAAGCTGTTTCTCTGAAGTGGTGAAAAATCGCCGCCACACGGAGAAATTCCAGGGTCTAACGCCGTTTTTCACCACTTCCAGGATCGGCTGGGGTGACAGGTGGATACCGGGGGGTGGCAGGTGGAAGCCGGGGGGGTGACAGGTGGAAGCCGGGGGTGGCAGTCGAAGCCGGGCTGGGGTGAGGCAGTGCCGCCCCGATGGTATGGGCTCGCCCAAGGGCTACTCGGAACGGAGCGCTTCGACCGGGTCCTGCCTCGCCGCCCTACCCGAGGGGATCACGCCCGCGAGCACGGTGAGCAGCACCGAGATCGCCACGAGAATGACGCCCGCAACGGGCGGCAGGCTCGCAATGTTCTCCACGTCGAATTTTTGCTCGACGATGATGTTCGCCGGAATACACAGCAGAAGCGTGACGCCAACGCCGATAAGACCCGCGAGAAGCCCCTCGATCACGGTTTCCGCATTGAATACGTGGCGAACGTCGGCCTTTGACGCCCCCACCGCACGCAGGATGCCAATTTCCTTGCGCCGCTCGAGCACGGAAATATAGGTGATGATGGCGATCATGATCGAGGAGACCACGAGCGAGATCGACACGAACGCGATGAGCATCCACGTGATGACGTTGATGATGCTCGTGACCGAGCTCATGAGCATGCCCACCATGTCGGTGTAGACGATCTCCTTGTTCTTCTCGCCCCGCGCTTTGGCCTGTGCATTGTAGGAGTCGAGAATGGCCTTGACCTTGTCCTTGTCCTTGAAACTCGCAGGGTAAATATCGACTTGATCGGGACTCGTGCGGTCAGCCCAGCCGAGCTTTTCGAGATTGTCCTCGTAACTTGCCGCGCGCGTCGACACCATGGTCGACATGAACGCCGCGAGCTCTTCTTCGTCCATGTTCATCTCGAACGCGTCGGCGAATTTCTCCGGGTCGACGCTCATGGCCTTCGCGAAGTTCTCGCCCATCTGGGACATCGCGCCATTGATCTGGCTCTCGATTTCACTTTGCAGCGCGGTCATGTACTGCTGCATCATCGCGCCGATGGCGTTCGTCAAATACCCGCCAATGGCCTGTTGAATTTGGCTTGCGAGGGCGCCGCCGAGCTGCGTGGAAAGCTGTTCGGCGATGGCGTTCGAAAGATCGCTGCTCACCGCCGAGGAAATCTCCTGGAGCGCCGGGTCCTCACCGAGAGCATCGGAAAGCTGCTGCTCGAGAAGCTCCCGATTGACGACCCGATCGGAGTTCGAAATCTCCTCGATCTTCGCGCGGACCTCGTCGGTTTGGAGATACTCGAGCACTACTTCGGCCGTGTCCCTGTCGGGAATCTGGTCACCGTCGGAATCGGCATGGGCCGCGTAATATGTCTGGAAACCCTGGATGAGCGCACCCGCTTCGCCGCTGAGGTACTCGCCGGCACCCGGCTGAATCACCTCGCCTTCAAGTGCTTTCGCAAGGACGCCCGGGAGGTCGATATCGGCGAGCTGAGGGTAGCGGGCCGTGAGATCGGCAAGGTCGAGATCCCCCACGTCCACGTTCGGGCTTCCGACGGCTGCCGCGCTCGGATCGAGACTCGAGAGGTCAAGGTCGCTCATGTCGAAGGAGCCGGGGTCGAGGTTCGGCTGAGGCATTGAACTGAGGTCGAGCCCGCCGAGGTCCATCTGGAGCTTCGACTCGTCGATCTGGAATGCGCCGCGGATCTTCTCTTGGTCGACCGTAAACAGGGAGCTCATATCGAAGTCGTCGCCCTGATCGTCGTTTTTGAGTTCGTCGAATGTCTTTCCGGTGAAAACGTCGACATCGGGATGCGCCCGCTGCTCGTGGACGATCTCGGACTGGGCAGCTTCGGTGATGACCTCGTCCGTGAGGGCGGGGAGATAGGAGATACCCTGCTGGAGCGCGCCCATGTCCTCACCCTCGTTCGGGCGCACGATCCCCACGACCCTGAGGCGCTCGCCCTTGTCGATTTTTTCGCGCATAAAGTCGGCGTCGTTGCTGCGGTCGATCCACGTGCCCGTGTCGTCGTTGTGGGTGTAGGTCTCGAAGGCATTCACGCGAGAAAATTCGGTGCCAATGATCTGATCGAAGGCGTATTCGCCTGGCTTTGTGGAGGCTTTCTCACCCGAGGAACCGTCGGAATCTCCCGTGGCCCGGCCCGCCTGCATGTTCTCCATCATCTCGTCGAGTTTCGCGTGATCTTTGAGCCCGAACGTGTATTCGTAAAGATCGGGCATCTCACCGTTTTCGTCGAGAACGAGCACGAGTTCGCGAGAATTCTTGGGCCAGTGCCCGCTGAGAACCCGGTATTTCGACGTGTAAAGATCGGTGTTCGCGGGTAGCTGCCTAAAGGCGTTCATGGAGAACATGGAGCTCGCGGGGCTCATGGAAAAGCCGCCCGCATACTGGGAGAACGCCTGCTCGGGGTGCACCTGCACCGGTTTGTCGGTGCCGAGCGCATAGATCTGAGGTTCGGCCGCATACGAGTATTCGATCGCCTTGACGTAGGAGTTGATCCCTCCGCCGTTAGCGTCGAAATACTTCTTGAGGGAGGCGAGATCGTTAGTGCTCGTCGAATTCATCGAGCGCGTGTACATCTCCACGGCGCGCACCGTGTTCGCTTTTTCTTCGCCCTTGGGCTCGGCATTCGCGAGTCCCGATTCCATCGAGACCCCCGTTTTTTGGATGCTGAGCGGGTAGTTCGCGAGCGCGTTTTCCTCGGTTTTATCGATGTAGCTGTTGACGCCGTTGGCGAGCGCGAGAATCGCGGCAATGCCGATAATGCCGATCGAGCCCGCGAACGAGGTCATGAGCGTACGGCCTTTTTTCGTCATGAGGTTGTTGAAGCTCAGCATGAGCGCCGTGAGAGGCCCCATTCGCGTGTTGCGCGTGGGCTTCGCCGCGCGCGTTTCCTCAAGGGCCGGATCGAATGGAGCGGAATCGCCCACGACCTGACCGTCGGCGAATTCCACGACGCGCGTGGCGTACTCGTGGGCGAGTTCGGGGTTGTGGGTCACCATGATGACGAGGCGGTCGCTCGCGACCTCCCGAAGAAGATCCATGACCTGAACGGAGGTTTCGGAGTCGAGTGCGCCCGTGGGTTCGTCGGCGAGGAGGATCTCGGGGTCGTTGATGAGGGCGCGCGCGATCGCGACGCGCTGCATCTGCCCGCCCGAAAGTTGGCTTGGTTTTTTGTGAACGTGATCGCGAAGGCCCACTTTGGTGAGGGCGTCGAGCGCGCGCTCGCGGCGCGCAGAGCGGCCGACGCCTGAGAGCGTGAGAGCGAGCTCAACGTTCGCGAGGACGCTCTGGTGGGGGATGAGGTTGTAGCTCTGGAACACGAAACCGATGCGGTTATTGCGGTAGCGATCCCAGTCGCGGTCTTTGAAGTTTTTCGTGGAAATCCCGTCGATCACGAGGTCACCGGAATCGAAGTGATCGAGGCCTCCAACGACGTTGAGCATCGTGGTCTTTCCGGAGCCGGACTGCCCGAGGATCGCCACGAATTCATTGTCGCGGAAGGCAACGTTCACGCCCGCGAGGGCGACCTGCGTGAAGGATCCGGTGGTGTAAGACTTCGTGATGTTGTGGAGTTCGAGCACGGCTCTCCAATGGCGAACGGCGGGGACTTCCTCGCGGGGGTATCTCCATCGTAGGTGCGTGGAGTTTAAATGTCTCACCCCCGCGTAGGCTTGTGACATGAGTTGGATTGACGGCCCGATGCTGGGCTTTGATACGGAAACGACGGGCACGGATACGGCGAATGATCGCATCGTGACCGCGGCGCTCGTGTTCTCCACGGGGCCGGGCCGCGAGGGGGAAACGATCGCCACGTGGCTCATCAACCCGGGCATGGAGATCCCCGAGCAGGCCTCGCGCGTGCACGGCATCTCGAGTGAGCACGCGCGCGCCTACGGCATGGAGCCTACGCCCGCGCTCGAAGAAATCGCACTCCGCATCGTCGAATGCCTCGAACAGGGCGCACCGATCGTCGCGTTCAACGGCGGATTCGATCTTTCGATCATCGAAGCGGAACTTCGCCGCAATAACCTTCCCACGCTCGAGGATCGTCTTGGCCGTGCGATCGCGCCGGTGGTGGATCCGCTCGTTCTCGATCGCGGGCTTGATCGCTACCGCAAGGGCAAGCGCAACCTCTCGACCCTCATGGAGGTGTACGGCGTGGAGGAGCCGGAAGGCAATATGCATACGGCCGATGTCGATGTGTCCATGACCCTCGATGTGCTGCGGGCGATGGCGAAGAAGCACACGGTGATCGCCGAGAGCGACCTCGCCGAACTCCACAAGAAGCAAATCGAATTGCATCGCGCGTGGGCGGAAAACTTCATCGAGTACCTGAAGCGCCAGGGCAAAACACCCGACGTCAATCCCGTGTGGCCTCTGTAGACTGGAAACCGTGCAAAACGAAATCGAAATTGGACGCAATAAGCGGGGCCGCCGCACCTACGGCCTCGATGATGTAGCCGTGGTGCCCTCCCGCCGCACGCGGGATCCCGAGGACGTCTCGACCTCGTGGCAAGTGGATGCCTACCACTTCGACATCCCGATTTTCGCGGCCCCCATGGATTCCGTGATGAGCCCCGAAACGGCGATCCAGCTCGGCCAGTTCGGCGGGCTTGGCGTGCTCGATCTCGAGGGCCTGTGGACCCGCTACGAGAATCCCGAGCCGCTTCTCGAGGAGATCGCGCACCTTGATCCTGGCGACGTGCACGGCCGCATCCGTGAAATCTATGCGGAGCCCATCAAGCCGGGCCTTATCCGCGAGCGCATCACGCAGCTTCGCGAAGCCGGCGTTGTGGCGGCGGGATCCCTCTCTCCGCAGCGCACTCAGGAGCACTGGAAGAGTGTCGTGGATGCGGGCGTGGACATCTTCTTCATTCGCGGCACGACCGTGAGCGCCGAGCACGTCTCGGGTAATCGCGAGCCGCTCAACCTCAAGCGCTTCATCTACGAGCTCGATGTTCCCGTGATCGTGGGCGGCTGCGCCACCTACACGGCGGCACTGCACCTCATGCGCACGGGCGCGGCGGGGGTTCTCGTGGGCTTCGGCGGCGGCGCGAGCCAAACGACGTGGGAGACCCTCGGCATTTCGGTACCGCTCGCCTCTGCTGTCGCGGATGTCGCCGCAGCGCGCAGGGATTACATGGACGAGTCGGGCGGCCGGTACGTGCACGTGATTGCCGACGGCGGCCTGGGTCGCAGTGGCGACATCGTGAAAGCCATCGCGTGCGGGGCCGACGGCCTCATGGTCGGTGCTGCGCTTGCACGCGCCACCGAAGCTCCCGGTCGCGGCTTCCACTGGGGGAGCGAAGCGCACCACCCCACGATGCCGCGCGGTCACCGCGTCGAGGTTGGCCAGGTGGCGCCGCTCGAGCAGATTCTCTTTGGCCCGGGTCTCTCGGCCGATGGCACCACGAATCTTGTGGGCGCGCTGCGCCACGCGATGGCGACCACGGGCTACACGGACCTCAAGGAATTCCAGAAGGTCGAGGTCGTGACGACCCGCTAATCCTCGAAAGAAAAATGGGGCTCGCCGTTGGTGGCGAGCCCCATTTTTGTACGGCAATGTGAGCCGTGTGGAGGCTGTTAGCCGCGCGCGACTTCGAGAGTCTGCTGCGCGATCGCGAGCTCCTCGTTCGTGGGGTACACGAGCACGGTGACCTTCGATTCGGGCGCCGAGATGATCCACGGCTCCTTCTTGCGCTGCGCGTTCGCTTCTTCGTCAAGAATGATGCCGAACTCCTCGAGGCCTTCGAGGGCGCTCGAGCGGGCGAGCGAGGCATTCTCGCCGATGCCCGCGGTGAACGTGATGACGTCGAGGCCGCCGAGGATGAAAGCGTAGGCACCCACGTACTTCTTGACGCGGTGGGCCCACATGCCGAGCGTGAGCTTCGCGTTCTCGTCGCCGGATTCCACGGCGGCGGTGATGTCGCGGAAGTCGCTCATTCCGAGCTGGCCCATGAGGCCCGACTTCTTGTTGAGCAGCGTGTCGACCTCGGCGGGATCCATGCCGGCCTGGCGGCTGAGGAGCGCGTACACCGACGGGTCGATGTCGCCCGAGCGGGTGCCCATGACGAGCCCCTCGAGCGGAGTGAGACCCATCGAGGTGTCAACGGGCTTGCCGTTCTTGACGGCGGAGGCAGAAGCGCCGTTGCCGAGGTGAAGGACGATCTGGCGGAGATCCTCGCCTTCGCGGCCGAGGAAGCCCGGCACTCGCGAGGAAATGAACTCGTGGGAGGTGCCGTGAGCGCCGTAGCGGCGGATTTTGTACTGCTCGGCGACCTCCTTGTTGATCGCATACGTGTATGCCTCAGGCGGAAGCTGCGTGAAGAACGACGTATCGAACACGACGACGTGGGGGAGGTTCGGCAGGAGCGCACGGGCACCGTTGATGCCGTCCACCGCCGCGTAGTTGTGCAGGGGAGCGAGGGCACCGAGCTCGTGGATCTGGTCGCGAACCTCGTCGGTCACGAGGGTAGCTTCGGGGAACACGGCGCCGCCCTGGACCACGCGGTGGCCAACGGCGCTCACGGTTTCCTCGGTGAGTTCAACGCCCACCTTCGCGAAGAGTTCCTCCACGACCTGCATGCCTTTGACGTGGTCGGGAATCGCCCCCTCCCACGTTTCTTCCTTGTCGCCGGCTTCGATCGAGGCGTTGCCAGTGGGCAGCGTGATGCGCTCAACGATGCCGGAGGCGGTCACGTGGTTTTCAACGGGGTCGATGAGCTGGAACTTGATCGAGCTCGAACCCGAGTTGATCACGAGAACATTGCTGTTGGTCACGGTTTCTCCGTTCGTAGTCAAGAGGGGGCGTCTCGCCCGTCAGTTCTGGTTTTGCGCCTGGATCGCGGTGATCACGACGGTGTTGATGATGTCCTCGACGAGGGCGCCGCGCGAAAGGTCATTCACGGGCTTGTTGAGTCCCTGAAGAACCGGGCCGATCGCAATCGCGCCCGCGGAGCGCTGCACGGCCTTGTAGGTGTTGTTACCCGTGTTGAGGTCGGGGAACACAAACACGGTCGCGCGTCCTGCGACTGCCGAATCGGGAAGCTTGGTCTTGGCGACCGAGGCGTCCACAGCGGCGTCGTACTGGATGGGGCCTTCCACGTTGAGGTCGGGGTGGTTTTCCTTGACGAGCGCGGTCGCTTCGCGGACCTTGTCAACGTCGGCACCCGAGCCACTCGTGCCCGTGGAATACGAGAGCATGGCGATGCGCGGGTCCACGCCGAACTGTGCGGCCGTCGCGGCAGACTGGGCGGCGATGTCAGCGAGCTGCTCGGCGGTCGGATCAGGGTTCACGGCGCAGTCGCCGTATACGAGAACGCGATCCTCGAGCGCCATGAGGAACACGGAGGAGACGACCTTCGCGTCGGGCTTCGTTTTGATGATCTGGAGTGCCGGGCGGATCGTGTGGGCAGTCGAGTTGACCGCGCCGGAGACCATGCCGTCGGCGTAGCCCATGTGGACCATCATCGTGCCGAAGTAGGAGACGTCCTGGACGGTGTCGCGTGCCTGGTCGAGTGTCACGCCCTTCTTTGCGCGCAGGCGCGCGAACTCTTCGGCGAACTTCTCGACGAGTTCTTCGTCGTGTGGCGAGACGATGCGGGCCTCGGTGATGTCGTGGCCGAGCTGCGTGGCCTTCTGGCGAATCACGTTTTCGTCGCCGAGAAGCACGAGGTTGGCGACACCGCGGTTGAGGATGACCTCGGCCGCGGCGATGATGCGGGGCTCATCGCCCTCGGGAAGCACGATGGTTTTCTTCTCGCCCTGGGCGCGCGCGATGAGTTCGAACTGGAACATCATCGGGGTCACGACGTCGCTCTTGGCGAGGTCGAGGGCGGAGATGAGCTCGTTCATCGAGAAGTTTTCGGCGACGAGTCGGCGGGCAGCGTCGACCTTTTGCGGGGTCGAGGTGAGCTTGCCGTCGATGTTGCTCGCGGCAACGGCGGCCTCGAACGTGTTTTCTTCGGTCACGATGATGGGCAGATCTCCCGTGCCGAGGGCCTTGATTTCCTCGGGGAGGTCGTAGCCGCCAGTGAGCACGAGCGAGCTGAGCGAAGGGAACGTCCCCGACTGCTGCGACATGAGGATGCCCTGGATGAGATCGTAGCGATCGCCGGGGGCAATCACGGTGCTCGACTCGTGGAGGTTTTTGAGCACATTCGGAAGACCCATCGCGGCTACGACGATGTCGAGTGCCACGCGCTCGAGAAGCTCCGGCTCCCCCTGAACGACCGTGCCGTTGACGGCGTCCTTGATCGCGTTCACGCTCGGCGAGTACACGATGTCCGATTCGGGAAGAGCCGCGGTAATGACGCCCTCGGGGAGGGCCTTGGCGATCTCCTCGCGGGTCTGGGGGAGGTTCTCCGGCTCGGCGCGGTTGATGACGACGGCGACGGGGGTCGCGTGGTTCTGTGCGAACTCGTGGAAAGCGATCTGGGCCACGGTTGCGGCCTGCTGCGGGTCGCGGCGGCGCGAACTGACCACGAGGACAACGGGGGCGCCGATATTCGCGGCCACGGTGGCGTTGAAGGCCACTTCGGTGGGGTTCGCGAGGCCGTTGTAATCCGAGCCGAGCACGAGCACCGCTTGATACTTCTCGCGCAGCTCCTGATAGCGACGCATGATCTCTTCTTGCGCCTTCTCAGGATTGGAGTTCACGAGGTCGTAGGTGACGCCAAGCGCTTCCTCGTAAGTCTGACTAACGCCTGGGTGCGAGGTGAGCAGCTCAACGGCGGAGTCACGGTCGTGGCGCGAATCGATGATCGGCCTGAACACGGCGACGGTTTCCGACGTGGCGACGAGGGCTTCAAGGAGGCCGAGGGCAACGGTGGACTTGCCGGAGCGTCCTTCTGACGAGGTTACATACACACTGTGAGACACGTCTTCTAGGATAGGTCTACCGGTTGGACGCTGCCCGGGAACTGAGGGCCCATTCGCTCAATCTCACGCCTACACTTAAAGAATGCTCCGCGTCGCTCTTCGCCCCAAATTCCTGGGCCTGTTCGCCCTCATGGCGGCAGCGACCCTCGTGTGCGGGCTCCTCGCGAACTGGCAGTTCGAACGGGCCACGCGCGCACTCGATGCCCATGACGAAACGGCAACCGCGGCGCCCGCCCCGCTCGAGACGCTCATGGAGCGGCACAAACCCGTCACGAATGAGACCCAAGGTCGCCTCGCGTCGTTCACCGGGGAGTTCGTGCCTGGCGAGCAGGTTTTCGTTCCCGAACGGGAAATCGATGGGCGCAAGGTCGCCGTCGTCGTGACCAACGCGCGCATCACCGATGGCCCCCTGAACGGCACGTCCATTCCGGTGGCGCGCGGTTACACCGCCGCACCCTCGAGCGAGTGGGACAGCCTTCCTGAACCCCCCGCCGGTCCACGCACAATTGTCGTGAGGCTCGAGGCCTCCGAGGAGGCAAGCGGCACCGTGTCTCACGAAGGCGATGGGGGCGCGGCAACCGTCGGAACCCTTTCCTCCACCCTGCTCGTGAACGTGTGGGAGGGGCCCATGCTGGCCGGGTACGGGGCGATCACGAGTGAGGCGCGCGAGTACATGGCCGGGTCGGGGGAGTCCGACGCCGCCCAGGCGGACGCGTGGCAGAATCTCGGGCCGCTTCCCGCCGCTCAATCAGAATTTGCGAGTGGTCTCAACCTCCAAAATTTCGGCTACATGCTCCAATGGATCCTCTTTGGCGTGTTTTTCCTCTATATCTGGTGGCGAAGCGTGCGCGCGACGTACCTCGATGAGCAAGCTGAGCGTAGGCTCGAACTCGAAGCGCGGCTCGCCGGCGAAAGCCAGGAGTAGCCGCCACCTTCCCGTCCCTGTCAGTGCCGCAAGGAGGCCCCGTGGCTCGCAAGCCGCTCGATGAAACTCAGATCCGCACGTCATTCGCCCGCTTTCGGGTGGCCTCGATCGTGGAAGGCGTCGCGCTGCTGATTCTCGTCGCGATCATGATCATGCGCTACCTCGTGTACGGAGGCCAAAGCGACCTGTGGGCAACGATCTCGAAAACGTGGAGCCCCATCCACGGGCTCATCTACATGATCTACGTCGTGCTCGCGTTTGACCTGTGGAGCAAGATGCGCTGGGGCCTGGAGCGGATGCTCCTTCTGATGTTTTTCGGCGTAATCCCCGTGCTGAGCTTCTTCGGCGAGCGCTGGACTCACGCGAAGGTTGAGCGCGATCTCGCCGAGCGCCCCACGCTTGGCGATGCGGCGGGCCAGTAGTACGCACATTAGGATGGAGAGCGTGATGAACGACAACCAGCTCAGCACCCAGCAAGACCCGGTCCTCGTCGTCGATTTTGGTGCGCAGTACGCGCAGCTCATCGCGCGCCGCGTGCGCGAGGCGAACATTTACTCCGAGGTCGTCCCGAACTCGATGAGCGCGAGCGAGATCCTCGCGAAGAACCCGAAAGCGCTGATTCTCTCCGGCGGCCCCAGCTCCGTGTACGCCGATGGCGCCCCGAAGCTCGACCCCGCGCTCCTCGAGGCGGGCATCCCCGTTCTCGGCCTGTGCTACGGCTTCCAAGCTATTGCGCAGGCTCTCGGTGGAAAGGTTGCCCCCACGGGCACGCGCGAATACGGCGCGACCCTGCTCACTGAAATCCAGGGCGATTCCGTTCTGCTTGCGGGCCAGGATCTCCACCAGAACGTGTGGATGAGCCACGGCGACAGCGTGCACAAAGCACCCGACGGTTTCGACGTGATCGCTGTTTCCGCGGGCTCACCCGTTGCGGCTTTCGAAAACCGCGAACGGCGCATCTTCGGCGTCCAGTGGCACCCCGAAGTCAAGCACTCGGAGCGCGGCCAAGAAATCCTCGAGAACTTCCTCTACCGCGGCGCCGGCATCACGCCCGAATGGACGATGTCCAACGTCATCGACGAACAGGTCGAGCTGATCCGCAACCAGATCGGCGAAGACGGCACCGCCATTTGCGCCCTGAGCGGCGGCGTCGACTCCGCCGTTGCCGCGGCCCTCGTGCAGCGTGCGATCGGCGACCGCCTCACGTGCGTGTACGTCAACCACGGCCTCATGCGCCTTCGCGAATCCGAAGAGATCGAGCGTGCCTTCAGCGGCTCTACGGGTGGCGCAAAGCTTGTCGTGGTCGATGCCGAGGAACGCTTCCTCACCGCGCTCGCGGGCGTTACCGACCCAGAGCAAAAGCGCAAGATCATCGGCCGCGAATTCATCCGCGTGTTCGAGCAGGCGCAGGAAGATATCCTGCGTGAACAGGGAGTTGTTGATGGCGGCGAGGCGCGCCGCAAGGCCTTCCTCGTGCAGGGCACGCTCTACCCCGACGTTGTCGAGTCGGGTGGCGGCGATGGCACCTCCAACATCAAGAGCCACCACAACGTGGGCGGTCTCCCCGACGATCTGACCTTCGAACTTGTGGAGCCGCTTCGCCAGCTTTTCAAGGACGAGGTGCGCGCCGTTGGCTCGCAGCTTGGCCTTCCCGACGAGATCGTGTGGCGCCAGCCGTTCCCCGGCCCGGGCCTTGGCATTCGCATCATCGGCGAGGTGACGAAGGATCGCCTCGACACGCTCCGTGCCGCCGATGCCATCGCGCGCGAAGAACTTACCCTCGCTGGCCTCGACCGCGACATTTGGCAGTGCCCCGTCGTGCTTCTTGCCGACGTGCGCTCCGTGGGCGTCCAGGGCGACCACCGCACCTACGGTCACCCGATTGTGCTGCGCCCCGTGACGTCTGACGACGCGATGACCGCCGACTGGGCGAAAGTTCCCTACGACGTGCTTTCAAAGATCTCGACGCGCATCACGAACGAAGTCGACGACATCAACCGCGTGACCCTCGACGTGACGAGCAAGCCGCCAGGCACGATCGAGTGGGAGTAAACCCAAGAAAAGAGCGGGCCCGCCCCAGATGAACTGGCCCCCGAAAGTTGGACTGGTTTAATTCTAGGCGGTTAGGGCTTCAAGGGTCTGATTTCGATATTGCATCGGGGTCAGGCCCTTGAGTCGTTGTTGGATGCGTTCGGTGTTGTACCACTGGATGTACTCGTCGATCGCCTGGTTGAACTTTGCGACGGTGTCGAAGACTTCTCCGTGGTACATCTCGGTTTTCAAGTGCCCGAAGAAATTCTCCATGACCGCGTTGTCGTAACAGTTGGCTTTACGCGACATCGACTGAACACCACCGTTGTCATGAATGAGGTTGCGCCAGGTCGAATGCTGGTACTGGAAACCTTGATCGGTGTGGATCATCCACCCAGGTTCAGGCGCACACGTGTTAATCGTCTTAGCTAACGAATCGGCGGTGAACGCTGTCGACGGCGATGTAGCCACGGTGTGGGCAACGATTGAACGGTCGAACAGATCCATCACCGGTGACAGGTAGACCTTGCGGCCTGCGACCCTGAACTCGGTGACGTCGCTGGCAAAGACGGTATTGGGCTTATCTGGGGTGAACTTGCGGTCAAGCGTGTTGTCGGCAATGTGGCTGCTCGTCCCGCTGTAGGACACATATGGCCTGCGCTGGCGGACTTTCGCTCGAAGCCCCATCTCGCACATGAGTTTGTAGACGAGCTTGTGGTTGACCACCCACCCCTGGTTGCGCAGGTCAAGTAGCACTCGCCGGTAGCCGTAGCGATACTTGTTACGCTCGAAGCTTTCCCGGATCGCGTCTTTGAGCGCAGCGTGCTTATCCGGCTCGCTGAGGCGTTTCTGGTGGTAGAAGAACGTCGATCTCGGCATATCTGCCGCATCCAAAAGGTATTGCAGAGGATGCTGTGACTTGAGGATGACAATCGCCTGGACTTTCAGGCGCGTCCCTGATTCCTC
The window above is part of the Dermabacter vaginalis genome. Proteins encoded here:
- the guaA gene encoding glutamine-hydrolyzing GMP synthase, encoding MNDNQLSTQQDPVLVVDFGAQYAQLIARRVREANIYSEVVPNSMSASEILAKNPKALILSGGPSSVYADGAPKLDPALLEAGIPVLGLCYGFQAIAQALGGKVAPTGTREYGATLLTEIQGDSVLLAGQDLHQNVWMSHGDSVHKAPDGFDVIAVSAGSPVAAFENRERRIFGVQWHPEVKHSERGQEILENFLYRGAGITPEWTMSNVIDEQVELIRNQIGEDGTAICALSGGVDSAVAAALVQRAIGDRLTCVYVNHGLMRLRESEEIERAFSGSTGGAKLVVVDAEERFLTALAGVTDPEQKRKIIGREFIRVFEQAQEDILREQGVVDGGEARRKAFLVQGTLYPDVVESGGGDGTSNIKSHHNVGGLPDDLTFELVEPLRQLFKDEVRAVGSQLGLPDEIVWRQPFPGPGLGIRIIGEVTKDRLDTLRAADAIAREELTLAGLDRDIWQCPVVLLADVRSVGVQGDHRTYGHPIVLRPVTSDDAMTADWAKVPYDVLSKISTRITNEVDDINRVTLDVTSKPPGTIEWE